Proteins from one Antennarius striatus isolate MH-2024 chromosome 12, ASM4005453v1, whole genome shotgun sequence genomic window:
- the clasp1a gene encoding CLIP-associating protein 1a isoform X19 → MMEPSMESCLAQVLQKDMGRRLQGGPEVIDFILDKDKSPDLEQDQTALDRLVDGIASSWVNSSNFKVALLGLDLMSAVVTRLQERFRAHVGTVLPSLIDRLGDSKDQVRDQDQSLLLKIMEQSATPQYVWDRMLGGFKHKNNRTREGVCLCLIATLNTYGAQGLTLSKIVPHICNLLGDPTSQVRDGAMSCLVEIYRHVGERVRMDLSKKGLPQSRLNVIFSKFDEVQRSGNMMMSSSGSDKNFEDEDSVDGGRSSSSSSSKAPPGGRRTAVNSMRRPSSATSAKSTGKEAGAGAVDEEDFIKAFEDVPSVQIYSNRELEDQLTKVREVLSDDKHDWEHRVVALKKVRALMLAGATEYEGFPQQLRLLEAPLKLSAKDLRSQVVREACITLGHLSSMLGNKFDHGAESLMPTLLNLVPNSAKVMATSGMAAIRLILRHTHYPRLIPIITSNCTSKSVAVRRRCYEFLDLMLQEWHTNTLERHVAVLTETIRKGIHDADSEARSIARKCYWGFHGHYSREAEHLFQALESTYQKALQSHLKSSDSVVSLPQSDRSSSSSQESLNRPSSAKNVMGGSIARSKLASSRLQATPGSLQRSRSDVDVNAASSAKSRLSTGPASSPFSSAAALPPGSYASLGRVRTRRQSSGSVGGASPSLVDSRGRSRAKVVSQSQPGSRSSSPGKLLGYGRIPRATATPSSAAATTADKRSRIPRSQGCSRETSPSRLGLDRYGLIHQARISASVNAMRVLNTGTEVEAAVADALRKPLRRRYESPGMYSDDDANSDASSACSERSYGSRNGGIPHYLRQTEDVAEILNHCASSNWSERKEGLLGLQNLLKSQRILSRVELKRLCEIFTRMFADPHSKVFSMFLETLVDFITVHREDLQDWLFVLLTQLLKKMGADLLGSVQAKVQKALDITRESFPFDQQFNILMRFIVDQTQTPNLKVKVAILKYIESLARQMDPTDFVNSSETRLAVSRIITWTTEPKSSDVRKAAQVVLISLFELNTPEFTMLLGALPKTFQDGATKLLHNHLKNSSNTSSGVASPSNTIGRTPQRHPPSRTSPLTSPTNCSHGGLSPSMMEYDTENMNSEEIYSSLRGVTEAIQSFSYRSQEDLNEPIKQEGKRDDAAGREGVASSPGSDARLGLDVMEGGGRTALDNKTSLLNTPSPRSFSGPRSREFAPYGYGESICAYDKSALKEAVFDDDVEQFRDFGQDHSDLVADLLKELSNHNERSEERRGALVELLKITREDNLAVWDEHFKTVLLLLLETLGDKDHTIRALALRVLKEILRNQPARFKNYAELTIMKTLEAHKDSHKEVVRAAEEAASTLAGSIHSEQCIKVLCPIVQTADYPINLAAIKMQTKVIERIAKDALLQLLPDIIPGLLQGYDNTESSVRKASVFCLVAIYSVIGEDLKPHLAQLTGSKMKLLNLYIKRAQTTNSNSSSSSDVSSHS, encoded by the exons GTGGCGCTGCTGGGATTGGACCTCATGTCGGCCGTCGTGACTCGGCTCCAGGAGCGGTTCCGGGCCCACGTGGGCACAG TTCTGCCTAGCCTGATCGATCGATTGGGAGACTCCAAGGACCAAGTGAGAGACCAGGACCAATCACTGCTGCTGAAGATCATGGAGCAGTCTGCCACGCCGCAg TACGTGTGGGACCGGATGCTGGGGGGCTTCAAGCACAAGAACAACCGGACCAGAGAGGGGGTGTGCCTTTGCCTCATCGCCACCCTGAACAC GTACGGCGCTCAGGGCCTGACGCTCAGTAAAATCGTCCCCCACATCTGTAACCTCCTGGGCGACCCCACCAGCCAG gtgcGGGATGGGGCCATGAGCTGCTTGGTGGAGATCTACAGACACGTGGGGGAGAGGGTGAGGATGGATCTCAGCAAGAAGGGGCTCCCCCAATCACG GCTGAACGTGATCTTCAGTAAGTTCGATGAGGTCCAGCGGTCGGggaacatgatgatgtcatcgtccgGCTCAG ATAAGAACTTTGAGGATGAAGACTCGGTGGATGGGGGccggtcctcctcctcctcgtcctccaaAGCGCCCCCCGGTGGCAGGAGGACGGCGGTGAACTCCATGAGGAGACCCAGCTCGGCCACCTCTGCGAAGTCTACGG GGAAGGAAGCGGGGGCCGGCGCCGTGGACGAGGAGGACTTCATCAAGGCCTTTGAGGACGTGCCGTCAGTGCAG ATCTACTCCAACCGGGAGCTGGAGGACCAGCTGACGAAGGTCAGGGAGGTCCTGAGTGACGACAAGCACGACTGGGAGCACCGGGTGGTGGCG ctGAAGAAGGTGCGGGCCCTCATGCTGGCGGGGGCCACGGAGTACGAGGGTTTCCCCCAGCAGCTGCGCCTCCTGGAGGCGCCGCTCAAGCTGTCGGCCAAAGACCTGCGCTCCCAGGTGGTCCGGGAGGCCTGCATCACACTGGG ACACCTGTCCTCCATGCTGGGCAACAAGTTCGACCACGGTGCCGAGAGCCTCATGCCTACGCTACTCAACTTGGTGCCCAACAGCGCCAAGGTCATGGCCACGTCCGGGATGGCCGCCATCCGCCTCATCCTCCGG CACACCCACTACCCCCGCCTCATCCCCATCATCACCAGTAACTGCACCTCCAAGTCGGTGGCCGTCAGACG ACGCTGCTACGAGTTCCTGGACCTCATGTTACAGGAGTGGCACACGAACACACTGGAGag ACACGTGGCGGTCCTGACGGAGACCATCAGGAAGGGGATCCACGACGCCGACTCCGAGGCCCGATCCATCGCTAGGAA GTGCTACTGGGGCTTCCACGGCCACTACAGCCGGGAGGCGGAGCATCTGTTCCAGGCACTGGAGTCGACCTATCAGAAGGCACTGCAGTCGCACCTGAAGAGCTCTGACAGCGTGGTGTCCCTCCCCCAGTCGGatcgctcctcctcctcctcgcagGAGAGCCTGAA CCGCCCGTCGTCCGCCAAGAACGTGATGGGAGGGAGCATCGCCAGGA GTAAGCTGGCGAGCTCCCGCCTCCAGGCCACGCCCGGTTCGCTGCAGCGTTCCCGCAGCGACGTCGACGTCAACGCCGCCTCCAGCGCCAAGTCACGGCTCTCCACTGGTCCCGCCTCCTCGCCATTCAGCTCGGCGGCCGCCCTCCCCCCAGGATCCTACGCCTCGCTAG gGCGGGTTCGAACCCGGAGGCAGAGCTCAGGcagtgtgggcggggccagccCCTCCCTGGTGGACAGTCGTGGGCGGAGTCGTGCCAAAGTCGTCTCGCAGTCCCAgc ccggGAGTCGCTCCAGCTCTCCGGGGAAGCTGCTGGGCTACGGGCGGATCCCTCGGGCCACGGCGACGCCTTCCAGCGCGGCGGCGACGACGGCCGACAAACGCAGCCGGATCCCCCGGAGCCAAGGCTGCAGCCGCGAGACCAGCCCCAGCCGGCTGGGCCTGG aCCGGTACGGTTTGATCCACCAGGCCAGGATCTCTGCGTCGGTCAACGCCATGAGGGTCCTGAACACCGGCACCGAGGTGGAGGCGGCGGTGGCCGATGCGCTG AGGAAGCCGCTGAGGCGGCGCTACGAGTCGCCGGGGATGTATTCGGACGACGACGCCAACAGCGACGCGTCCAGCGCCTGCTCCGAGCGCTCCTACGGTTCCAGGAACGGGGGGATCCCCCACTACCTGCGCCAGACAGAAGACGTGGCTGAGATCCTCAACCACTGTGCTAGCTCCAACTGGTCCGAGAGGAAGGAGGGCCTGCTGGGCCTCCAGAACCTCCTGAAGAGCCAGAGGATCCTCAG CCGCGTGGAGCTAAAGAGGCTGTGCGAGATCTTCACCCGAATGTTCGCCGACCCCCACAGCAAG gtgtTCAGCATGTTCCTGGAGACGCTGGTGGACTTCATCACGGTGCACCGGGAGGACCTGCAGGACTGGCTGTTCGTGCTCCTCACGCAGCTGCTGAAGAAGATGGGCGCCGACCTGCTGGGGTCGGTCCAGGCCAAAGTCCAGAAGGCGCTGGATATCACCAG aGAGTCGTTCCCGTTCGACCAGCAGTTCAACATCCTGATGAGGTTCATCGTGGATCAGACGCAGACGCCCAACCTGAAG GTGAAGGTGGCCATCCTGAAGTACATCGAGTCTCTGGCTCGGCAGATGGACCCGACCGACTTCGTCAACTCCAGCGAGACGCGTTTGGCCGTGTCTCGCATCATCACCTGGACCACCGAGCCCAAGAGCTCCGACGTCAGGAAG GCGGCGCAGGTggtgctgatctctctgttcgAGCTCAACACCCCCGAGTTCACCATGCTGCTGGGGGCGCTGCCCAAGACCTTCCAGGACGGCGCCACCAAGCTGCTGCACAACCACCTGAAGAACAGCAGCAACACCAGCAGCGGTGTG GCGTCCCCCAGCAACACCATCGGCCGGACGCCACAACgccacccccccagcaggacCAGCCCCCTCACCTCCCCCACAAACTGCTCCCATGGGGGGCTGTCCCCCAG CATGATGGAGTACGACACGGAGAACATGAACTCGGAGGAGATCTACAGCTCGCTGCGCGGCGTCACCGAGGCCATCCAGAGCTTCAGCTACCGCAGCCAGGAGGACCTGAACGAGCCAATCAAACAGGAGGGCAAGAGGGACGACGCA GCTGGAAGAGAAGGCGTGGCGTCCTCGCCCGGGTCCGATGCCCGTCTGGGGCTGGACGTGATGGAAGGAGGAGGGCGCACCGCCCTGGACAACAAAACGTCCCTGCTCAACACGCCATCGCCACGCTCCTTCTCCGGGCCGCGTAGCCGTGAGTTCGCGCCCTACGGCTACGGCGAAAGCATCTGTGCCTACGACAAGAGCGCCCTGAAGGAAGCGGTGTTCGACGACGATGTGGAGCAGTTCCGCGACT ttgGTCAGGACCACTCGGACCTGGTGGCCGACCTGCTGAAGGAGCTGTCCAATCACAACGAGCGCTCGGAGGAGCGCCGGGGGGCgctggtggagctgctgaagaTCACGCGTGAGGACAACCTGGCCGTGTGGGACGAGCACTTCAAGAccgtcctgctgctgctgctggagacgCTGGGCGACAAGGAC CACACCATCCGAGCCCTGGCCCTGCGCGTCCTGAAGGAGATCCTGAGGAACCAACCGGCGCGCTTCAAGAACTACGCGGAGCTGACCATCATGAAGACACTGGAGGCCCACAAGGACTCCCACAAGGAG GTGGTGCGGGCAGCAGAGGAGGCGGCCTCCACACTGGCGGGGTCCATACACTCGGAGCAGTGCATCAAGGTGCTGTGCCCCATCGTGCAGACGGCAGACTACCCCATCAATCTGGCCGCCATCAAGATGCAGACCAAGGTCATCGAACGCATCGCCAAGGAcgcgctgctgcagctgctgcccgACATCATCCCCGGACTACTGCAG GGCTATGACAACACGGAGAGCAGCGTCCGGAAGGCCAGCGTCTTCTGTCTGGTCGCCATCTACTCTGTGATTGGAGAGGATCTCAAGCCTCACCTGGCACAGCTGACAGGCAGcaag atgaagctgctgaatCTCTACATCAAACGCGCTCAGACGaccaacagcaacagcagcagttcATCCGATGTCTCGTCCCACAGCTAA
- the clasp1a gene encoding CLIP-associating protein 1a isoform X17: MMEPSMESCLAQVLQKDMGRRLQGGPEVIDFILDKDKSPDLEQDQTALDRLVDGIASSWVNSSNFKVALLGLDLMSAVVTRLQERFRAHVGTVLPSLIDRLGDSKDQVRDQDQSLLLKIMEQSATPQYVWDRMLGGFKHKNNRTREGVCLCLIATLNTYGAQGLTLSKIVPHICNLLGDPTSQVRDGAMSCLVEIYRHVGERVRMDLSKKGLPQSRLNVIFSKFDEVQRSGNMMMSSSGSDKNFEDEDSVDGGRSSSSSSSKAPPGGRRTAVNSMRRPSSATSAKSTGKEAGAGAVDEEDFIKAFEDVPSVQIYSNRELEDQLTKVREVLSDDKHDWEHRVVALKKVRALMLAGATEYEGFPQQLRLLEAPLKLSAKDLRSQVVREACITLGHLSSMLGNKFDHGAESLMPTLLNLVPNSAKVMATSGMAAIRLILRHTHYPRLIPIITSNCTSKSVAVRRRCYEFLDLMLQEWHTNTLERHVAVLTETIRKGIHDADSEARSIARKCYWGFHGHYSREAEHLFQALESTYQKALQSHLKSSDSVVSLPQSDRSSSSSQESLNRPSSAKNVMGGSIARSKLASSRLQATPGSLQRSRSDVDVNAASSAKSRLSTGPASSPFSSAAALPPGSYASLGRVRTRRQSSGSVGGASPSLVDSRGRSRAKVVSQSQPGSRSSSPGKLLGYGRIPRATATPSSAAATTADKRSRIPRSQGCSRETSPSRLGLARSRIPRPSMSQGCSRDTSRESSRDTSPARGFAPLDRYGLIHQARISASVNAMRVLNTGTEVEAAVADALRKPLRRRYESPGMYSDDDANSDASSACSERSYGSRNGGIPHYLRQTEDVAEILNHCASSNWSERKEGLLGLQNLLKSQRILSRVELKRLCEIFTRMFADPHSKVFSMFLETLVDFITVHREDLQDWLFVLLTQLLKKMGADLLGSVQAKVQKALDITRESFPFDQQFNILMRFIVDQTQTPNLKVKVAILKYIESLARQMDPTDFVNSSETRLAVSRIITWTTEPKSSDVRKAAQVVLISLFELNTPEFTMLLGALPKTFQDGATKLLHNHLKNSSNTSSGVASPSNTIGRTPQRHPPSRTSPLTSPTNCSHGGLSPSMMEYDTENMNSEEIYSSLRGVTEAIQSFSYRSQEDLNEPIKQEGKRDDAAGREGVASSPGSDARLGLDVMEGGGRTALDNKTSLLNTPSPRSFSGPRSREFAPYGYGESICAYDKSALKEAVFDDDVEQFRDCRRQESGENKMTLPKAFAPVGQDHSDLVADLLKELSNHNERSEERRGALVELLKITREDNLAVWDEHFKTVLLLLLETLGDKDHTIRALALRVLKEILRNQPARFKNYAELTIMKTLEAHKDSHKEVVRAAEEAASTLAGSIHSEQCIKVLCPIVQTADYPINLAAIKMQTKVIERIAKDALLQLLPDIIPGLLQGYDNTESSVRKASVFCLVAIYSVIGEDLKPHLAQLTGSKMKLLNLYIKRAQTTNSNSSSSSDVSSHS; the protein is encoded by the exons GTGGCGCTGCTGGGATTGGACCTCATGTCGGCCGTCGTGACTCGGCTCCAGGAGCGGTTCCGGGCCCACGTGGGCACAG TTCTGCCTAGCCTGATCGATCGATTGGGAGACTCCAAGGACCAAGTGAGAGACCAGGACCAATCACTGCTGCTGAAGATCATGGAGCAGTCTGCCACGCCGCAg TACGTGTGGGACCGGATGCTGGGGGGCTTCAAGCACAAGAACAACCGGACCAGAGAGGGGGTGTGCCTTTGCCTCATCGCCACCCTGAACAC GTACGGCGCTCAGGGCCTGACGCTCAGTAAAATCGTCCCCCACATCTGTAACCTCCTGGGCGACCCCACCAGCCAG gtgcGGGATGGGGCCATGAGCTGCTTGGTGGAGATCTACAGACACGTGGGGGAGAGGGTGAGGATGGATCTCAGCAAGAAGGGGCTCCCCCAATCACG GCTGAACGTGATCTTCAGTAAGTTCGATGAGGTCCAGCGGTCGGggaacatgatgatgtcatcgtccgGCTCAG ATAAGAACTTTGAGGATGAAGACTCGGTGGATGGGGGccggtcctcctcctcctcgtcctccaaAGCGCCCCCCGGTGGCAGGAGGACGGCGGTGAACTCCATGAGGAGACCCAGCTCGGCCACCTCTGCGAAGTCTACGG GGAAGGAAGCGGGGGCCGGCGCCGTGGACGAGGAGGACTTCATCAAGGCCTTTGAGGACGTGCCGTCAGTGCAG ATCTACTCCAACCGGGAGCTGGAGGACCAGCTGACGAAGGTCAGGGAGGTCCTGAGTGACGACAAGCACGACTGGGAGCACCGGGTGGTGGCG ctGAAGAAGGTGCGGGCCCTCATGCTGGCGGGGGCCACGGAGTACGAGGGTTTCCCCCAGCAGCTGCGCCTCCTGGAGGCGCCGCTCAAGCTGTCGGCCAAAGACCTGCGCTCCCAGGTGGTCCGGGAGGCCTGCATCACACTGGG ACACCTGTCCTCCATGCTGGGCAACAAGTTCGACCACGGTGCCGAGAGCCTCATGCCTACGCTACTCAACTTGGTGCCCAACAGCGCCAAGGTCATGGCCACGTCCGGGATGGCCGCCATCCGCCTCATCCTCCGG CACACCCACTACCCCCGCCTCATCCCCATCATCACCAGTAACTGCACCTCCAAGTCGGTGGCCGTCAGACG ACGCTGCTACGAGTTCCTGGACCTCATGTTACAGGAGTGGCACACGAACACACTGGAGag ACACGTGGCGGTCCTGACGGAGACCATCAGGAAGGGGATCCACGACGCCGACTCCGAGGCCCGATCCATCGCTAGGAA GTGCTACTGGGGCTTCCACGGCCACTACAGCCGGGAGGCGGAGCATCTGTTCCAGGCACTGGAGTCGACCTATCAGAAGGCACTGCAGTCGCACCTGAAGAGCTCTGACAGCGTGGTGTCCCTCCCCCAGTCGGatcgctcctcctcctcctcgcagGAGAGCCTGAA CCGCCCGTCGTCCGCCAAGAACGTGATGGGAGGGAGCATCGCCAGGA GTAAGCTGGCGAGCTCCCGCCTCCAGGCCACGCCCGGTTCGCTGCAGCGTTCCCGCAGCGACGTCGACGTCAACGCCGCCTCCAGCGCCAAGTCACGGCTCTCCACTGGTCCCGCCTCCTCGCCATTCAGCTCGGCGGCCGCCCTCCCCCCAGGATCCTACGCCTCGCTAG gGCGGGTTCGAACCCGGAGGCAGAGCTCAGGcagtgtgggcggggccagccCCTCCCTGGTGGACAGTCGTGGGCGGAGTCGTGCCAAAGTCGTCTCGCAGTCCCAgc ccggGAGTCGCTCCAGCTCTCCGGGGAAGCTGCTGGGCTACGGGCGGATCCCTCGGGCCACGGCGACGCCTTCCAGCGCGGCGGCGACGACGGCCGACAAACGCAGCCGGATCCCCCGGAGCCAAGGCTGCAGCCGCGAGACCAGCCCCAGCCGGCTGGGCCTGG CCAGGAGCCGCATCCCCCGCCCCAGCATGAGTCAGGGCTGCAGCCGCGACACCAGTCGCGAGAGCAGCCGCGACACCAGCCCCGCCCGGGGCTTTGCTCCTCTGG aCCGGTACGGTTTGATCCACCAGGCCAGGATCTCTGCGTCGGTCAACGCCATGAGGGTCCTGAACACCGGCACCGAGGTGGAGGCGGCGGTGGCCGATGCGCTG AGGAAGCCGCTGAGGCGGCGCTACGAGTCGCCGGGGATGTATTCGGACGACGACGCCAACAGCGACGCGTCCAGCGCCTGCTCCGAGCGCTCCTACGGTTCCAGGAACGGGGGGATCCCCCACTACCTGCGCCAGACAGAAGACGTGGCTGAGATCCTCAACCACTGTGCTAGCTCCAACTGGTCCGAGAGGAAGGAGGGCCTGCTGGGCCTCCAGAACCTCCTGAAGAGCCAGAGGATCCTCAG CCGCGTGGAGCTAAAGAGGCTGTGCGAGATCTTCACCCGAATGTTCGCCGACCCCCACAGCAAG gtgtTCAGCATGTTCCTGGAGACGCTGGTGGACTTCATCACGGTGCACCGGGAGGACCTGCAGGACTGGCTGTTCGTGCTCCTCACGCAGCTGCTGAAGAAGATGGGCGCCGACCTGCTGGGGTCGGTCCAGGCCAAAGTCCAGAAGGCGCTGGATATCACCAG aGAGTCGTTCCCGTTCGACCAGCAGTTCAACATCCTGATGAGGTTCATCGTGGATCAGACGCAGACGCCCAACCTGAAG GTGAAGGTGGCCATCCTGAAGTACATCGAGTCTCTGGCTCGGCAGATGGACCCGACCGACTTCGTCAACTCCAGCGAGACGCGTTTGGCCGTGTCTCGCATCATCACCTGGACCACCGAGCCCAAGAGCTCCGACGTCAGGAAG GCGGCGCAGGTggtgctgatctctctgttcgAGCTCAACACCCCCGAGTTCACCATGCTGCTGGGGGCGCTGCCCAAGACCTTCCAGGACGGCGCCACCAAGCTGCTGCACAACCACCTGAAGAACAGCAGCAACACCAGCAGCGGTGTG GCGTCCCCCAGCAACACCATCGGCCGGACGCCACAACgccacccccccagcaggacCAGCCCCCTCACCTCCCCCACAAACTGCTCCCATGGGGGGCTGTCCCCCAG CATGATGGAGTACGACACGGAGAACATGAACTCGGAGGAGATCTACAGCTCGCTGCGCGGCGTCACCGAGGCCATCCAGAGCTTCAGCTACCGCAGCCAGGAGGACCTGAACGAGCCAATCAAACAGGAGGGCAAGAGGGACGACGCA GCTGGAAGAGAAGGCGTGGCGTCCTCGCCCGGGTCCGATGCCCGTCTGGGGCTGGACGTGATGGAAGGAGGAGGGCGCACCGCCCTGGACAACAAAACGTCCCTGCTCAACACGCCATCGCCACGCTCCTTCTCCGGGCCGCGTAGCCGTGAGTTCGCGCCCTACGGCTACGGCGAAAGCATCTGTGCCTACGACAAGAGCGCCCTGAAGGAAGCGGTGTTCGACGACGATGTGGAGCAGTTCCGCGACT GCCGGCGTCAGGAAAGCGGTGAAAACAAGATGACGCTCCCCAAGGCATTTGCTCCCG ttgGTCAGGACCACTCGGACCTGGTGGCCGACCTGCTGAAGGAGCTGTCCAATCACAACGAGCGCTCGGAGGAGCGCCGGGGGGCgctggtggagctgctgaagaTCACGCGTGAGGACAACCTGGCCGTGTGGGACGAGCACTTCAAGAccgtcctgctgctgctgctggagacgCTGGGCGACAAGGAC CACACCATCCGAGCCCTGGCCCTGCGCGTCCTGAAGGAGATCCTGAGGAACCAACCGGCGCGCTTCAAGAACTACGCGGAGCTGACCATCATGAAGACACTGGAGGCCCACAAGGACTCCCACAAGGAG GTGGTGCGGGCAGCAGAGGAGGCGGCCTCCACACTGGCGGGGTCCATACACTCGGAGCAGTGCATCAAGGTGCTGTGCCCCATCGTGCAGACGGCAGACTACCCCATCAATCTGGCCGCCATCAAGATGCAGACCAAGGTCATCGAACGCATCGCCAAGGAcgcgctgctgcagctgctgcccgACATCATCCCCGGACTACTGCAG GGCTATGACAACACGGAGAGCAGCGTCCGGAAGGCCAGCGTCTTCTGTCTGGTCGCCATCTACTCTGTGATTGGAGAGGATCTCAAGCCTCACCTGGCACAGCTGACAGGCAGcaag atgaagctgctgaatCTCTACATCAAACGCGCTCAGACGaccaacagcaacagcagcagttcATCCGATGTCTCGTCCCACAGCTAA